The following are encoded together in the Desulfococcus multivorans genome:
- the nuoE gene encoding NADH-quinone oxidoreductase subunit NuoE: protein MEDEILAKEATLIAELRARIARDYTKQRGNLIPMLQLMQAKLAYLPPAAIEIVAEYLEIPPSEVFGVATFYNQFRFNPPGKYPVKVCMGTACHVKGGDIILENFERRLGIKEGETTEDREFSIERVACVGCCALAPVALIGDDVHAHMAPSKVEGLFSRIQIQKEIAERNKHESGN from the coding sequence ATGGAAGACGAGATTCTTGCAAAGGAAGCGACCCTGATTGCGGAATTGCGCGCACGGATCGCCCGGGACTATACAAAGCAACGGGGAAATCTCATCCCCATGCTGCAACTGATGCAGGCCAAGCTGGCCTACCTCCCACCCGCAGCCATCGAAATCGTTGCCGAATATCTCGAGATTCCGCCATCCGAGGTTTTCGGCGTCGCCACCTTTTACAATCAGTTTCGATTCAATCCGCCGGGGAAATACCCCGTAAAGGTTTGCATGGGAACCGCATGCCATGTCAAGGGCGGCGACATCATCCTCGAAAATTTCGAGCGGCGGCTGGGCATCAAGGAAGGGGAAACCACCGAAGACCGGGAATTCAGCATCGAACGCGTTGCGTGTGTCGGTTGCTGTGCTCTTGCACCCGTAGCCTTGATCGGAGATGATGTCCATGCCCATATGGCCCCCAGCAAGGTCGAGGGTCTGTTTTCGCGAATTCAGATCCAAAAAGAGATCGCGGAGAGAAACAAACATGAATCCGGAAATTAA
- a CDS encoding Crp/Fnr family transcriptional regulator, translated as MEKSMIVDALEKCEFFDGLNRADIQRIAGICRFKPYAAGETIFEQGDSGENLYVILDGLVFLERSLDLGSRKGRITIESLGKGRVLGCWSTLLNETHVMMSTATCREATGILVLKGSELRGIMTENVAFGFNIMEKFCHILLERIQAAYGAMEKI; from the coding sequence ATGGAAAAATCGATGATTGTCGACGCGTTGGAGAAATGTGAGTTTTTTGATGGATTGAACAGGGCGGATATCCAGAGAATTGCAGGCATTTGCCGGTTCAAACCGTATGCCGCCGGAGAGACGATTTTCGAGCAGGGGGATTCCGGTGAGAATCTTTACGTTATCCTGGACGGCCTCGTGTTTCTGGAACGGTCCCTGGACCTGGGAAGCCGGAAGGGTCGGATCACGATTGAGAGCCTGGGAAAAGGCCGGGTCCTGGGCTGCTGGTCGACTTTGCTGAACGAAACCCATGTGATGATGTCCACGGCCACCTGCCGGGAGGCGACTGGAATCCTGGTGCTCAAGGGATCGGAATTGAGAGGGATAATGACGGAAAACGTGGCCTTTGGTTTCAATATCATGGAAAAATTCTGTCATATCCTGTTGGAGCGAATTCAGGCGGCCTACGGGGCCATGGAGAAGATCTGA